The following nucleotide sequence is from Salvia miltiorrhiza cultivar Shanhuang (shh) chromosome 7, IMPLAD_Smil_shh, whole genome shotgun sequence.
ATCGGGTTATTCATATCATGATAGTCTCGCCACCAGCACGCCTCTGGGGCTACTGACAACAACTTTTTCAAAAGTCAACAATATTCATttgcaaaagaaaagaaaaaaaaaagatcttaATGCACTACAGAAAGCAACTGCAAATTTTCTTTCATAAACAGGTTCTCCACAACTTTTTATTCATCTCACTCAttacaaaataggaaaaagacTAGAGTTTGAAACATTCCATATTACACATACTATTACATATTGGTGCATGGTGCTTGAAAAGCAAGTACATTTGAAATATTAGAATTAGGGACCAAACTAAACCTTATGAATCTAGTCTCTCATAGCGGACACTGGACCTTTAACCACAAAGTAGATAACAAATAGACCTCCAATGAAGTATACGGACAAAAACATGTACCTCAAACCAACTGGTTCTTCTCCGGGAGTGATGGCTATTATAGAAAATGCATAACTAACTGAAACACTAAAAGCGGATGCAAACATAAAAATCATGGCCAAAGTGGAGAAACGACGGCTTTGGAATGGCAGTCCGGTCATGATGAGCAAGATTGTGAGGAGAGATACTACGAAAGCTATGGTGTTAAAAACCACGAACACATACATGTACCATTCGTCATAAGTAGATGCCAAGATGGCTTCACCGGCTCTGGTTGTGTTCTTGTTTTCACCGGCTATGGTTGTGTTCTTGTTTTCATTTTCTTGCCATACGCTGCCCGGGGGGGCGATACCCGCCTGGAATGCCATGGTGGCTATCAGGACTAGGACCACCAAAACGGATTCGCCCATCCGGGCGGATAACAGCTTTGTTGGATCTGGCAATTTTTTCAACATGTTTTTTATTTCGGAATCTCTACTTTTGTCTTCCGGGCTCTTACTCTCACGCAAGATTTTCAGCTCCGTCTTGCCCATGGAATTCGGTGTTTGCGTCCTCATTATTTTGTATTCCACCAAGTATTTTACAATCTGAGGCATCATCACTTGGGAATTGTaatgaaatgaaatatataaatttttatcacACAATTAGTATATACTACCTTGGTCCACAAAGTGCATACAACATTAAGTTCGGCATGAGTTTTGTTAAAACATAGTATTATCATTTTAGGATTGAACCTAGAACAAAGAAGGATAGAAGAAGGATAGAAGAAGATTGttgatttctttttttcttgatGTTTCTTGCTTATACAATCATCCCCTTTTATAGTATTAAGAAGGGAGCTGATATTCTAAAACATCATGAGGATCcctacaacatcatgaggatccCTATAATTAAGGGATCCTTGAttatcttttgactaactttaCATGCTGCTTTTTCTTTTGACTAACTTTGGAATCTTATtctcaacactccccctcaagttgagtgacgggatttccgatACTCAACTTGGAAAGAACTTCTGAAAAACTTTTGAAGTCCACAGCCTTGGTTAAGATATCAGCGAGCTGATCTTCGGACCTCACAAACGGGAGCTCCACAATCTTTTCCTCAATCTTTTCCTTGATAAAGTGCCTATCCACTTCTACATGTTTAGTTCTATCATGTTGAACTGGGTTCTCAGATATGCTGATGGCAGCCTTGTTGTCACAGTACATTTGGCACGTCTTTGTTGGGTGTAGGCCTAATTCCATCAACAATCTTCTTAGCCAAAGGACTTCGGTTAACCCactcttgattcctctgaattctgattctgcacttgagagagcaaccaccttttgtttctttcttctcCATGAGACTAGATTTCCTCCCACAGATGCAAAGTATCCAGCAGTTGACTTTCTGTCATTCGGGTTTCCTGCCCAGTCAGCATCGGTGTAAGCTTGTACTTCAAGATGTCCAGTCTTTTTGAACAGCACTCCATAGTCAAAGGTCTTCTTCAaatatctcacaattctgagcgcagcttccatgtggtcagCCTGTGGTTGGTGCATGAATTGACTAACAACACCAACAGCATAAGCAATGTCAGGTCGAGTATGAGATAGGTAGATAAGTTTCCCTACCAGACGCTGATATTGTCCTCGATCGGCTAACTGAGCTCCTTCCACAATTTGTAGCCCATGATTTATAATAATAGGAGTTTCtgctggcttgcaatctagcattCCAGTTTCAGCTAGGAGATCTAGAGTATACTTTTTCTGGTTGATGAAGATCCCCTTCTTTGATCTGAGAACTTCAATTCCGAGGAAGTATTTTAGttttcctaagtccttcatttcgaactctttgaacaagctttctttcaacttctgaatctcctctgtgtcatcccctgttatgatcatgtcatcaacataaatgaccAAACAAGAGATCAAATCACCTCGTTTCTTTAAGAATAAGGTGTGATCTGAgttgctttgctggtacccaaacttcttcatggctgcggtgaatcttccaaaccaagctctgggagactgCTTGAGCCCATATAAGGTTTTCTTCAACTTGCAAACTTCACCTTCTCCAAAATCTCCTGAAAAACCTTGAGGCACCTCCATGTAGACTTCCCTCTCTTCTTCAAGCTCTCCATGAAGgaaagcatttgtaacatcgaactgatgaagatcccagtcTTTATTAGCAGCAATTGAGAGGAGTACTCTGACAGTGTTCATTTTTGCAACAGGTGAGAAGGTCTCCTCATAGTCGATCCCATACATCTGTGTGTATCCTTTTGCGACCAATCGAGCTTTGTAacgctcaatagatccatccaGTCTCCTTTTGATTGTGAAGACCCATTTGCATCCTACAGTTTTCTTCCCCTTTGGTAGTCTACACTTCTCCCATGTATGGTTTCGATTTAGTGCACCTATTTCGTTCTTCATGGCATCTCTCCAATGTGGAATCTTTAAAGCCTGTTCCGCATTTTTCGGGATCTCTTCGTCATACAAAGCTACTTCATAGGCAGCTGCAGTTTTGGAAAGGTTCCCTTTGGCGATACCCCCAATAGAATATCGAGAATTTCTCCCAGCTTTTTCGGGGGTGTATCGTTTCGGAGGAACACCTCGTGTACTCCTTGGCGGTAGCACATATCTCCCCCTATCTTCCTCTGCTGTACACATATTTTCCTGTTCCACTTCTTCATCTTGAAAGATAGGATTAGTAAGCTCGGAAGGTAAGATGGTGGGTTCAGACATTCTTACCCCAGATATCAGATTAGGAGAAGATCTAGGCGACTCATGTAGTGGATTGGATTGTTCATATGTAGATGAAGTATGCTCGGTGGCCAGGTTAACTTCCTCTGTTGGATCTGCTTCCGGATCCGGCTTTGGCAACCAGCTTAACAGGTCAATTatactctctttctctctctccccctgaCTGGTAAGATGGTTGTTGTAAAAGTATTCTGTTTCTAAAAAATTGCAGTTCATGGTGGTTAGGATTTGACGGGTTTGAGGATTGTAACACCGATACCCTTTTTGATTGACCCCGTAACCAACAAAGACACACTTAAGAGCACAAGGAGAGAGCTTTGTTCGTTCATGTTTAGGAATATGAACGAATACAGAACTCCCAAAGATACGAGGTTGAAGAGTAAGGGTTTCAGGTATCTCAGCAAGGGTAGATAATTTTTGCAAAGGGGTTTTAAGCTGGAGGGTTCTGGTGGGGAGACGGTTTATAAGGTAAACAGAGGTTGCAACTGCTTCTGGCCAAAATGAGGTGGGTACTTTTGACTCAATCATCATGGCTCGAGTCATTTCAAgtaaaattcgattttttcttTCAGCAACACCATTTTGTTCAGGAGTATGGGGGCATGTAGTTTGATGGATTAAACCTTTTTGGTGACAAAAATGTTTCATGGAATGATTAATAAACTCCCCCCCATTATCTGTTCTAAGGGTTTGAATATTTTTCTGAAATTGAGTTTGCACCATGGTATAGAAATGAGTAaacttttcaaaaacttcagattTGTGTTTTAGAAAATATACCCACGTcatcctagtgcaatcatcaataaagagcaaaaaatatctaaaacttTGACCCCCCATGATAGGTGACGGACCCCAAACATCGGAATGAACAAGTGAAAAAATCGAGTTTACTTGAGTATTATTAGGCTTAAAAGATTGTCTGTGACTTTTGGCCAAAATACAAGTCTCACAAGATAAACCCTCAGTTTTCATAAGTTTAGGAAATAAAAGCTTAAGATAACCCGTGGAAGGATGCCCTAAACGTcggtgccaaagccaggcttcccggtctgcagttccgtgagccagcatcaccttgccttgttgagctatctcatccacatagtacagtccatcccgctcagtgccacgcccaataatctctCCCGTTCTGATATCCTGAAGAAGACAGAAATGGGGATGCATGAGCATAgtacagtttagttcctttgtAACATGACTGATAGACAGTAATTTGTGTGAAAGAGATGGAACATATAGGCAATTAGATAATTTTAAAGTGGGAGTaatttctatagttccggcTCCTTCAACTTTAGCCAATTCACCACTAGCAGTTTGGACATGGATTCTaaaggattgtgatgactcaaCGATATTGGTTTTATCAAATGTCATTGTATCTGTGGcaccacaatcaaaaatccatcCTTGATCCCTATCTCCTGTTTTATTTGATACTTGGTAGGCACGAGAGGTATTTATGGAATTTATGTAAAAATATGGGTCATTTTCAGATTTGTTGAAAACTTGGGGTTCTCTATGTAATTCATCTGAATTTAGGGGCTCAAAATAATTTGAATGGGGTGCATTTTGTGATTTATTCGAACTTGTGGACCGAAAGGGAATAAAATGGGGTTTATTTTGGAATTTTCGAAAAGTTGGAGGGTTTAGTGGATATCCACCAAACCCTATACCTTCTTCTTCCCCCATTTGCGCCGCTATACCTTCTTCTTCCCCCATTTGCGCTGCCTCCCTCACAGCCGCTGCTCCCCTTTTCTCGCCCATCGGATGATGGCTGCCGCCCACCGCCACTGCCGCTGCTCCCCTTTTCTCGCCCATCGGATGATGGCTGCCGCCCACCGCCACTGCCGAGCCGGCGATTTCTTGGCTGTCAACGGTCACGGCTACCTTCACTTTAGCTGTTCCTCGGTTTTTGTCCCACCATTCGGGATAACCCACGATCTGAAAACACATCTCTTTTGTGTGTCTCTGCATCCCACAATGGCTGCAATAAAGTTTCGACTTGTCCTCCTTCTTTCGTTGCGACGGGGCGCCGGAGAACAGGGGTCGAGCAGTTGATTGGTGGCGGTTGATTGGTGGCGGTCCTTCTGACCGTGAGAACAGGGGTCGAGCAGCAGCAAGACCCGTGCCGATTCCTCCCTGTGATGCGATCTCCAAGTCGGCGTGGTTGGTTGCCGGTTGCAAAATCAGTAGCCGGGCGGCCTCCCGTCTTACTTTAGAAAATGCCGATTCagctgagggagagggagattCCTTGAGGATATCTCGCCGGATGTTATCGTATCTCGCATCTAATCCCGATAGGAATTGGAATAGTCGCCGGCTTTCAATCAATTTCCGGTACTTTGTGATTCCCTCTTCGCAACAATCGATGGGATTAGGTTCTCTTCTGTCGATATTGAGCCAAATCGCCTGTAAGTTGTTCCAATAATCCTCCAATGTTAGTTGCCCTTGATTTACTTTGTTTGCTCTTACTTCCAGATCATAAATCTGGAGTGGATCAGTAGTTCCACTTCCATATGTAACGGCCAAGCTATCCCATACGGCTTTAGCAGTTTGGTGTTGGGCGAAATTGAGTACTAACTTCCCTTCCATGTTCTGTAGCAGCCATGAAAACACGGACAAATCTGCTTCTTCCCATTTGTAGTAGTCGGAATCCGTTGtttttggtggtggtggtttgCCGGTTATGTGACTGGATTTGCCTCTGCTCCCTATGGCCACCTTCATAAGACGGGCCCATACGGCATAGTTGTTGCCGTCCAGCTTGAATCCCAGCGAGACGTTGTTTGAGTTTTGTACCAGATTTGCAATCTGTACCGTTAACTCATTTggatttgttgttgttgtttcacTCTCACCCTCTGACATGTTGTGGGAGTTCTGTTTTTTTTTCAGGAAGAGGGGCTGTTCAGCCTTGATTCGAGACAAAGGTTTGTAGAAGGTATAGGAACaatgatgaaaaaaaaactGAGTTCCATGGTTaatcctgctctgataccatgttaaaacaTAGTATTATCATTTTAGGATTGAACCTAGAACAAAGAAGGATAGAAGAAGGATAGAAGAAGATTGttgatttctttttttcttgatGTTTCTTGCTTATACAATCATCCCCTTTTATAGTATTAAGAAGGGAGCTGATATTCTAAAACATCATGAGGATCcctacaacatcatgaggatccCTATAATTAAGGGATCCTTGAttatcttttgactaactttaCATGCTGCTTTTTCTTTTGACTAACTTTGGAATCTTATTCTcaacaagttttaataaaatagttggtgAATGTGGATGGATATAGTATTAATCTTATatattctactccctccgtcccaattcaataggccacaagGCTTAGACATGAATATtaagaaatgaataatttataataatgatgaggagtaatatatgcagagcagatgAATGGGCTTggacagaggaatcactcgggtcAGAGGGATCGTTGAGGTCAGAGGAATGCTCCACTCCTAGACAGTCAATGGCAGAAACGACCACTTTACCCGGGAagcgtcagagcagaggaattcGCAGAGGAATCCAGAACTCCCCGATACACACAGTTCTCTGTCTCTGAGCAGAGGAATGAGCGAAGGCAGGTGAAATTACCATAGTACCCCTGACCACGCGGGGAACGTGACTTCAAGactgaaattactattttgcccctaaagtgtactctataaatacccatgcacttGTACCATGTATTTTTGACGTGCGCACTTCTCAATACAACGAAAAACTCCTTTTTGTTCTTGGCACTTCAATTCCACTCGACTCTCTTTCGATTCTCACATTCGATACTAGGTAAAATTCACAATCCGATCACGATTCACCGGTTAGAACACTACCCACTCAATTACGATTCAccaaat
It contains:
- the LOC130994515 gene encoding uncharacterized protein LOC130994515, with the protein product MGKTELKILRESKSPEDKSRDSEIKNMLKKLPDPTKLLSARMGESVLVVLVLIATMAFQAGIAPPGSVWQENENKNTTIAGENKNTTRAGEAILASTYDEWYMYVFVVFNTIAFVVSLLTILLIMTGLPFQSRRFSTLAMIFMFASAFSVSVSYAFSIIAITPGEEPVGLRYMFLSVYFIGGLFVIYFVVKGPVSAMRD